The nucleotide sequence aattcacaaaaattttaaaaaatcatatttataatatattttgaataatatgtattcttaaaccttttccgaccaataaatttaattttttttatctaattttatcaaaaaatattgtgaattcatttataaaaaaatatactacacctaaattaaaattgcattgccaagaattcttgttcgctgtgattttagaaaattaataacccaagaaattcttgggaattctcaagatattttgatatttaatgaattctaaattcgagaaatattgaaaaaacttcggaacctcatggaaataccaagaagatcaagaacatatagaatttagagcctctataatttttatttaatggtatacacattctactcaaaattatttaaaatgatttccaacaaattagcatattttcctgactttaaaggtatttaaaaactctcttctaaaaaatataaatgcatatcattttaatttaaaaaatgaatcatcaaattgaataaatttttcatttaaaaaagaatacgtacagtattaaaaaaacgataattgttggtttgttattttaccacgataataaaagtagttttttgcgtaaaaatgcgctttagaaaatttataatcgaaaatttataaatagaaaagtgcagcatatacattatgcatatgcatcgtgcacggatcatacatttatttcacttgtaaaatataaaacctttttgtaacataaaaaaatatatattttccgcatttgccgcaacaaacaaaaacgcttttatgtaaatttttcaacttaaattgtgataaaacaattatattttattttgtagcatccatagaaatttttttgtagtatttttaaaaggcattattgaactcattaactctttccggaccgcagcatatactgtaagccaatttcacttttttttttaaatcaaaaatatctttgctcagaaattaattgagatcctacaaaaaaatattttacatttagacatccttatagtttgtaatcattcacaagaataggattgttatcagttctgaataattaaaaaaaaaacattgttttccacaaagtattcatatgctgctttgtgtactcagagtcccaaaagaggcgaaagagttaagtgggggagtcacaacttttaaatggattattttaaatgcatctgcaactttatttaccataaaaaagttaaaaaagtagaaaaatcctgtttcaagatcaattacaatagttgtgaccgactgtgagcataatacatcaatggctgttccaggaaagatgccaatatttaattgcgaaaattgaggaacatatgctttttgcaaaagaaaaaacatatttttcataaataatgaataattttataacccccgactgaatatttgctcagaaaaaaatatttttttttctcgggaaaataatgacgcaattcactaaaaaatgcaacatttttggtcgggagtatgtttaatactcttatttgaccattctctataggcagcataccgcagcataattcctataataatataagtaataaaaatcgtgattataatatcccccaagttgataaataatttcaggggaaattccaagtccattttgacattttgagagaaaaagaaaaaaaatgaaagagaaaatttgctgctaaatgcttcctggcgccatctaccggcagtatttagttctgccatcatccactgcgagcgctaaacagtgccatttttatgtatttgcttagcactttttgttcgagagctgctgattggccagcagaccgattcagcaaaaaaatgctgaaaatcctattttattctgctaactgtgctcgctgggcaacttaatgtaaaccggttacattttgggtTTATTTCATTTGAGAGGaaaatggtgggtttgtacatttttaaagttgtcaatggtaaatatatgtatataaaagtgattatagaaaacaagaaataatctgttttttgataatttttaatttaagttaaaaatggaaaattataaaaagttaaaaggtgggaaatcatccagagatactgccggaatgaatctgcgtcgttaattgccaaattttatagaaaatcactaaaggttatacataaaataatcaaatattataataatgaggtacgagtacatctgaaaaacgctactgccagacctagggtatcgactcagagaGGTGATAatagcattgtaagtatctctgatagtgacccaatgatgtctgcttcatgaattaaaagatagttggttactgaaggaacacaggtccctacagttacaaaaacgagctcatattgaaagaaaatggtaagaatgtttgggtggctctcaatattccattggttagctattttaatctggataaaatattgtagttttacttgtttaacatgtttcaagtaaatttacaactttttattcagattggtcttgcttaccgaaggaatattgagagccacccaaacattcttaccattttctttcaatatgagctcgtttttgtaactgtagggacctgtgttccttcagtaaccaactatcttttaattcatgaagcagacatcattgggtcactatcagagatacttacaatgctatTATCACCtctctgagtcgataccctaggtctggcagtagcgtttttcaggtgtactcgtacctcattattataatatttgattattttatgtataacctttagtgattttctataaaatttggcaattaacgacgcagattcattccggcagtatctctggacgatttcccaccttttaactctgtctaacatgccattttaacctaatttatgaattatcaaaaaacagattatttcttgttatttattatcacttttaaacttatgtatttatcatatacaactttagaaatgtccaaacgcaccattggcctctcaaatgacataaactcaaaatatggtcggtttattttaagttagttgcatgtttttgacccttttgagtaacttttcaaatgaggcaacaaacttttgatttttcaaaaatgaccaacttttgtaaaacaataattttttatatgaaataaaatgcaataattttttcgaaatatataaataagatctacggataagagactactaatttgcaaaaagaaaaattttaataagtaattttttctatcattttttgcacctggtttcccgaacatacatgaggcaacaaacttttgacacccactgtatgtACTGATTTTGGCATATCTGtggtcaatttttttaatttaatgtttttcaaattaatttcgttcgtttttggatgtgttttggaggtagtctatttgaacattttttatccTTCGAAATTTttgacctaaaaaaatcgccattttgaatcttttacggtcaaaggtcaaccacccttaagatttaatttttcactctaTTTGGTCAAATTTGGCCTCATTTGAGAGACCATCAAATTCCAAACCCAGTTGCTGTCTTAttgactgctcgaactccaagagagagcagtttccacaatcgacttttttttcaacttttccggttttcggtgaccctcCCACAAGTCAACTTTTTCGATCCAattaacttacccaaattaccccccaccccaTAGAACGGTTAAGATCACACtaaaaaatacgcacagctgaatcataaaacggttaagattacgctcaaaattacgcacagctcaatcacaaaacgattAGCAATGCGCTTTAAAACGCGCTAAGCTCTGTCactaaacggttaagattgtgcttgaaatcacgcacagcttaatcataaaacggttaaattgcgcttaaaatcacgcacacttGAATCgtgaaacggtaaatgcgctcaaaatcacacaCAGATCAATTATAAatcggtaaatgcgcttaaaatcacgcacagctcaatcataaaacggtcaagattgcgcttgaaatcacgcacagctcaatcataaaacggtcaagattgcgcttaaaaacttgcgcagctcaatcataaaacggtaaatgcgcttgaaatcacgcacaacttaatcataaaacgttttatgattgagctgtgcgtaattttgagcgtaatcttaaccgttttatgattcagatgtgcgtatttttaagcgtGATCTTAACCGTTCAATTgttcagctgtgcgtgtttttaaatACAATCTTAACAGTTTAATGTTTAAGCTGTGAGCGTTTCAAGCgcaatcttaatcgttttatgattgatctgtgcttATTTGTAGCGTTTTAtttaaccattttatacttGAATTATTTGTAGCACAGGGTTACTCATTCTTTACTTGAACTGTAcattttctaaatatatttttttttcgtttcgtGATTGATctgcatatttttttctaaagatgcctagtatgactttaaaatacttaattttaaaaattaaattttccagaaagtatcattttttgttcatgattGCATATAGGTCTTTATTACTTGTAATTCAATACATTATTGGTCGTAATGGATGttggttttctcctaatatgtcacatttcatttcatttacaaatgataacccttgttataaatttaaatttttttcataagcAGTCGTTAAAACATTATCCAGCAAATTTTCacaacccagcgagcaccaaatgctaagctttttcaaatcagctgaaaacatatattttttcagctgagctctgctgacctcgtagttacactagcgatcgcagtggcaattagtcaaagttattctttttccccaatcgagtgagagactttaatgcacttggtttttgtctttgctgagttgagtagaagctaaggttaaccttttcctttattacaattttatgattcttacaataaccacatttgacattaaaaaataaagcaaaaaatttaaaattcacaaaaattttaaaaaatcatatttataatatattttgaataatatgtattcttaaaccttttccgaccaataaatttaattttatttgtctaattttatcaaaaaatattgtgaattcatttataaaaaaatatactacacctaaattaaaattgcattgccaagaattcttgtccgctgtgattttagaaaattaataacccaagaaattcttgggaattctcaagatattttgatatttaatgaattctaaattcgagaaatattgaaaaaactttggaacctcatggaaataccaagaagatcaagaacatatagaatttagagcctctataatttttatttaatggtgtacacagtctactcaaaattatttgaaatgatttccaacaaattagcatattttcctgactttaaaggtatttaaaaactcacttctaaaaaatataaatgcatatcattttaatttaaaaaataaatcatcaaattgaataaatttttcatttaaaaaagaatgcgtacagtattaaaaaaacgataattgttggtttgttattttaccacgataataaaagtagttttttgcgtaaaaatgcgctttagaaaatttataatcgaaaatttataaatagaaaagtgcagcatatacattatgcatatgcatcgtgcacggatcatacatttacatatttcacttgtaaaatataaaacattttataacataaaaaaaaatatattttccgcatttgccgcaacaaacaaaaacgcttttatgtaaatttttcaacttaaattgtgataaaacaattatattttattttgtagtatccatagaaattttttgtagtatttttaaaagacattattgaactcattaactctttccggaccgcagcatatgctgcaagccaatttcactttttttaaatcaaaaatatctttgctcagaaattaattgaggtcctacaaaaaaatattttacatttagacatccttatagtttgtaatcattcacaagaataggatttttatcagttctaaataattaaaaaaaaaccttgttttccacaaagtattcatatgctgctttgtgtactcagagtcccaaaagaggcgaaagagttaagtgggggagtcacaacttttaaatggatttttttaaatgcatctgcaactttatttaccataaaaagttaaaaaagtagaaaaatcctgtttcaagatcaattacaatagttgtgaccgactgtgagcataatacatcaatggctgttccaggaaagatgccaatatttaattgcaaaaattgaggaaaatatgctttttgcaaaagaaaaaacatatttttcataaataatgaataattttataacccccgactgaatatttgctcagaaaaaaattttttttttctcgggaaaataatgacgcaattcactaaaaaatgcaacatttttggtcgggagtatgtttaatactcttatttgaccattctctataggcagcataccgcagcataattcctataaaaatataagtaataaaaatcgtgattataatatcccccaagttgataaataatttcaggggaaattccaagtccattttgacattttgagagaaaaagaaaaaaaaatgaaagagaaaatttgctgctaaatgcttcctggcgccatctaccggcagtatttagttctgccatcatccactgcgagcgctaaacagtgccatttttatgtatttgcttagcactttttgttcgagagctgctgattggccagcagaccgattcagcaaaaaaatgctgaaaatcctattttattctgctaactgtgctcgctgggaagttcataaagtatttttaaaatgatatttggAATTGAAGTATAATGTTAAAAACGTGTCAATGGCACTAAAGTGGCTTAAATAGGTTTATATTCATTAATCAATAAATTAgtgttattaaaaaatcatactttataaaattgattgaaaaaaattaatattttaagcgtaatacatttgaccttgaaaaatgacatgaaggaatgtttcaaggtcattggtatgtatggacgaaatatccgtctggacaacctctaaaacatatgtgacaatgaaaactatcgACAATGACCTCTAGAATAAAGTGGTTTTGACTAAAAAGCGGAATTCCGCGGAACTTTTTACTATTTCGTTAGTtgaattttgagttatttttccatataaaattgatgaaattgcaATGTAAGGTCAACTTTGACGCAATATTTCAAGGTACCTTAATGtctaagaaaaaaaacggggtTATACAGGGTTTAATGAGGACATTAGTCAACTATTATTTGGCGGTGTtagatttcaaaaattcgaaattttttttggattttttgccagctttttgGTTATTCTGCCCCACTGTGCGGCGTTCAGAAGAACTTCAGATGTTCTGAAAAGTTGCAAGATGacacgaaaaaaataaaaaaaatcttgaattgattacaaatttattgaataacgATGTTGACGCGGAAAAAGTTTTAACATGGAGGcagaaaaattcgaaattattcCTTTCCGGGAACATAATCTTCATCATCGGTATCGGAGTCAAGTTCCAGATCATCGATATTCTGAAACAGACTCTCATCGATTTTGACACTTTCAATGGAGTCTCCAGCTTCCAGGAGGAATTTGATGTCGGATTCATTGAGGGTTGTATCACGCAGGAAAAGTTCCCTCCCTGTCAATTTTCTATTTTCCGCCAAATCTTTCAGCCTTCGCTGCGTTATTCCCAATTCATCCTCAAAAGCTGTCTTCCAGGCCATGAATGTCTCTACAGAAACCCTCGTTCCCTCGAATTTCTTCTGTTCTCGCTCTTCCTCTTCCCTCAGTCGACGCTCCCGTGACAGTTCCTCCTCACGCTTCACATCGTCCCAGCGCTGATTCAGCCACTCTTGGGCACTGCTGACCAGGGAGAAGATCATCTCCATCCCCAAATGCTCAGCCACAGTCTCCTCAATGTGACCTATCAGGCGTCCCTCGTAGTCTTCCTGGAAGTTAACTGGATCCTCAATCTCCACGAGGGGAGCAGTGTCAGGATATTTTTCCGTGTAAGTGAATATCAGTTGACACTGAAGGCCATTTTCCTGAGTTTCTGCATTGTACTCCTCAGTGGAGATGGGCAGTTTGAATCTGTGATAAGGCTCAGTGGCGAGGACTGAGCAGAAACAGGGATTGGAGCCACTTTTCTAACCAAACAAATCAAATCACTGGGTTTACCTTCGAGTTCTCCACAGTAGATCGAGTCGAGGGCTTCAATTTCATTTGCCTGATCCTCTTTGTAGTTTCTCGACTCCATTCTGGTCCAGGAGCAGCACTATTTTGGgggaaaatcacaattttacGGGTTTGTTTTGATTTTCACAATCATGTGGCAAAAATGTCAACACGGCTTTTACAGCGCCTGGGTTTTCTAGTGGCGAACACTGGAAACTCTGAtagtacactcagaaaaatatggGAATGAATccattcataaaaataatacgGCCATTCAGGCCATTCAGATACATTAATTAGAgtaatccaaaaatttaaattattactcAAATATTTAGgagaatttagtaaaattctttaaaaatatttaaaataaaaaaatcttgtcgctttacattttattttatttcacattCTGAAAtctgtttttactgaaataaaaaaCGTGCACAAATATTATACAAAACtgcatataaaatataataaataaataaataaataaaaacaaataattcatTAAGTGAATTATTTACCGATGGTGATGTTTGTAAACCGTTCAGAatttaatacaaataaaaataaaaattagagtgattcaaaaatagttaaaattttactgaaatatttatattagaagaatttattaaaattcttaaaaatatttaaaataaaaaaaatgagtctgtttacattttatttatttgactttaaaactaaaatttgtttttcattgaaaatcttgaaaataaaataaagttaaaatatttctattaacaaaaaaatctgcttgtactaaaattaaaaaaaaaataagcaaacAAATCGGAAGATGAGGTTTACCAAGCATCTagaatttaaaacaaataaaaatataaataaaatagagaCTTCAAAAAGCCctaatagggtggagtaagtacttttggccactttaaggttacATGTGCTTgtattttttataatctttatttaaataaaatgaaattttgtacaaagataccttaaagccgtttcttcctaataattcaagagaattctcaattttttttgatattttagtgaaaaatgcattttatgcaactatgcatgtttcagtacttttggccactttataagcacttttggccacttgtttccaatagaattttaataaactaacagaagaaatagctttcgaaaactttcacaaatacacagcacaagtcctattcttatttaacaccattttatgtgattattagagtattttaaacaactttttgcacattttctattttatgtaaaaatcagtcaaaaatcacgattgtttttattgaaatccgcgaggtgtgccacgtgtaaaatgtatgtaCAAATGTAAAGTGTATGtacaaaagtacttacacagccgaaaaaagtaagctcttttagccacatccgactttcatttaatttgttagaaaatcttataaaggattatatcacaataaaatttaattaattaagaaatggactttcactgaataacatcaaatatttttatcaaaaatatgaaataatgcaaaacaatttctcttaacattaacaagtttcttaagaatcccatgtttttttagtgattatttaccttgtcgagaatttctttcaataatttagattagaggtcacgaaataagacccattttcctgttctaaataaactcataattgccttacaatgtgattttactttaggtggccaaaactgcttttacatggccaaaaggatgactctaccctacttAGAATTggagtatttaaaattatgatgaatttatttctaaaataatacattttttttatatttagtaataaaaaataaacaactgaattcaattaatttattcataaatataGGACGTTTCCCTCTTACAAATATGtggcagaaaaaaaatacaaaaattaagtaaaaaatagataaaataaaaagttggaagaaaaattaaatcagaagaaaaaataaacaagactctgtatataaaaaaaaacaaataaataattcattaagTACACAAAACCAAAAATGAGTtttatgcctagcgcacaataacttttgttttgtaaacatgttttcggaattTCCTATCAGAGGAAGTGatatctaaatctagtcatctcgcttactctGATAGGTAGTCTCGAAAGCATATTTACAAAAGAGAAGttatgcacaacgcacaataacttttgttttgtaaacatgtttttgacatttcagtaagagtgaatgaaacgtggatctagtcatttcgctctctctcataggaaattatgaaaacatgtttacaaacaaaagttattgtgcgctgggcattattctGCGTAAGGCATTACAAAGCGTTCAGAATGttatacaaataaaattattaataaaatttgtgatCTGAATTTAGTTACGGTACGGTAAATGATAACAACTTAGGAACTTTAAAAGACCCTAAGAAATCGATTTGAGGGACATTGATATTCATATTTTTTGGACTTTGTATAACTTTTGTTTGAGGTTTAACGAAAAGAAGctcatttttatgaaaaatgagTTTCAATTCCAAAGCCAAAATCAAGATATTATTATTTTGGGTAttcagaatttaatttaaacttataTGGGTTTATACGACTTGAGGTTTTAGCCGTATGAGTTAACTTTGCTTATTTTCTTATCAGTCTAAATATCTTGGAAAATTTTAGCTAAGGCTTGGATTTTAAGGATAAATGCTCCATATGattaaaaaacagtaaaaataaaGTGATTCGTGATTTTGAGGCCTTCGGGAACTGGTCTACACGTCTAGTCTACAAACCGCTTTAGACGGATTTCGGATGTAATATCCTAGACAGACTTTTGATTTAAgtcaagagacggcttagcgagAAACTGATGtgaaacgctaagacggcggtggtcgCATAAACgcaaaatataaattacttaaaaaaggACTCAAGTGTAagtacaataaataaaataaataaaaaatgtttgttgattcattattttgattttattacgTTAAGCTATCTCTCGACTTAAGCTGTAGGTGTGTCCacgatataggggaaactggggcaccaccaaacacggggtaccaccaaacactgcgattttttaatcggatattcgatttcagaggataagaccgataggaatttataggcactatagggatgcttgtccactgaaggaatggtcgagatagtccacgtagtttagaaataaaaattagtgtttggtggtaccccgtgtttggtggtgccccagtttcccctaaggctGAGGCATGTGGCTTAATTTTCTGTCCTATCAGtgaagatattttggaaaattttgacttaggattggattattaaggggaAGCGATCTATTAGATGgcaaaaaaaccaataaaatttgttcttatttgggatattgagaccttcggaaactgggctaatgCTCCAGTCTGAATCTGAAGACTATTTTACGATACAAATTTCTAAATTGATATTCTTGATAAAAATGGTGTTCCTGTTATTCAGAGCAAGATTGCGTTATTCTAATAGAGAAATGGGAGAAATGCATATACAATTGACTTCCTTTTCTCTGAGTTTCTCAattattaaagattttaaaacgtattttttgattttatagtttttgtttttgatgtaagaaatcttgaaatttttgaggatcaataaaaaatattctctaCAAAGTCTGATTGTCTGATGTCTTACGGATACTTGCGAAAAGttttttccgaaaattttcggttttttttcacattaaataaaaaaatgaaatagtgTCTCAGTTTTGTGGATGGGATGTTTGAACTCATGACATAGAGATCTATTTGTGAATTtcctttttgaataatttttgtgtTACAAGAAAACCAtcgcaaaaattgaaatttggtaAAGAAGCTTGCATGTTccgattttttgaaatttaatttttcttgtgGAGTAACAATTAAAATTCTCAACTCAAGCATAATGTTTCAAATATTCAGTGTACATTCTTGAATGTGAAATAATATTAGACACTGGAAAATCTTGAGAGAATAAACAGAGATCATTAGAATATATGCATATAAATGAAATGTTCATCGAACTGGATTTCTAGTCAGGGATGAGAAGGAGCCGATATTTCATCCTATTTGGCCcctatgtactaaaaaatgtttacgaaaaataaatagaaataattaaatataaatcaaCTAAGGATACTACTTTACACTTTATCAATCTTTTGCTGATTGGGATCGATGCATCCAAGTTggagatttcaagacctttccaaaatatcca is from Phlebotomus papatasi isolate M1 chromosome 1, Ppap_2.1, whole genome shotgun sequence and encodes:
- the LOC129798602 gene encoding RWD domain-containing protein 1, translating into MESRNYKEDQANEIEALDSIYCGELEVLATEPYHRFKLPISTEEYNAETQENGLQCQLIFTYTEKYPDTAPLVEIEDPVNFQEDYEGRLIGHIEETVAEHLGMEMIFSLVSSAQEWLNQRWDDVKREEELSRERRLREEEEREQKKFEGTRVSVETFMAWKTAFEDELGITQRRLKDLAENRKLTGRELFLRDTTLNESDIKFLLEAGDSIESVKIDESLFQNIDDLELDSDTDDEDYVPGKE